The Atribacter laminatus genome contains the following window.
GACAGCGGTTCAAATCCGCTTGAGGGCGCCATTTTTTTATCGAAGAATGTTTTCATAACTTTTTTTTGCTTACCCTTCAGAGTGAAGCCCGCAATTCATACTTTTTTTGAACTCTCGATGCTATAATTCAGTAAGTCAGATCATGCTTTGTTTCAACACCAAATTTTAGATAAGGCTTATCGTTTTTTTTGGAAAGAAATAGGCAGAAAAATTTCTTCATTCTGATAAATCTTCCATGGTGGGATGAAGGAGTAAAATTTTTAATTGAAATGAATTAAAAAAAACCTTCTCCCTTGAAGAGGAAGGTGAGATGAGTGTGAAAACAAAGATTCGACATGCCATGGCATGTCGCTACATTATATGAAGATCGGGCGTAATTTATTGTGACCCTTCATTTTTTAATTCTTTTGTAGGGGCTTGATTTATCATGCCCATGGGTTTTCAGAATGGAAAAATTTATGATTTTGGAGGATTGAAATGAAAATTGGAATGTTTGGTCTTCCTTTAACTGGGAAAACAACCATATTTTCCCTATTAGCTGGAATTCCCTATGATAGTTCTTTTAAAACGGAAGCCGATGAAAAAATATCTCGGATTAAGGATGAGAGATTAGATATCTTGGCAAAAATGTATAATCCACAACGGATTGTTTATGCTTCTTTGGATTTTGTTGATATTCCAAGCTTTGATATGGCTGCTGATAAAAAGGAAAAAAACAAAATATTCCAGATGATTCAAAATGTTGATGCGCTCCTATTGGTAATCAGAGCTTTTCGGAACGACCAGGTTCCTTTCCCTTTGGGTGCCGAAACACCCCGACAACAATTAGAAGCCCTTCGAACCGAACTTATAATAAGGGATATGGAAGTTGTCGAAAATCGAATTCTTCGTTTGCAGGAGCAAAAAAGAAAGAAAAAGCCAACGCCTGAAGAAGAAAGGGAAGAAGTATTATTGGGTATGATTCAAAAAGAATTGGAAGATGGAAATTTTGCATCCCGTCTTCAATTGACCAATGAAGATAAAAAAGTATTAGGATCGCTGGCCTGTTTTACCTTAAAACCGATAATTACTGTCGTGAATGTCGATGATGAACACTTATCGAAAGATGT
Protein-coding sequences here:
- a CDS encoding DUF933 domain-containing protein; translation: MKIGMFGLPLTGKTTIFSLLAGIPYDSSFKTEADEKISRIKDERLDILAKMYNPQRIVYASLDFVDIPSFDMAADKKEKNKIFQMIQNVDALLLVIRAFRNDQVPFPLGAETPRQQLEALRTELIIRDMEVVENRILRLQEQKRKKKPTPEEEREEVLLGMIQKELEDGNFASRLQLTNEDKKVLGSLACFTLKPIITVVNVDDEHLSKDVFPGKQLILDECIKQNFAFLIISGKIESELIELDEEARKEFMTELNIQKTGIERLAKVVFDHIGFISFFTVGKDEVRSWTIERGTTMKMAAAKIHTDLARGFIKAEVMKFSDLIRLETEEKVKQAGLWKLAGKEEIVEDADIITIRSSL